DNA from Lycium ferocissimum isolate CSIRO_LF1 unplaced genomic scaffold, AGI_CSIRO_Lferr_CH_V1 ctg4023, whole genome shotgun sequence:
aattgttAAACGTTGGAACTTTTACAActctatcttgatttaaatatcttttttgtgtaattgatttacaaAGGGGATTGCTTGtgctttcttttgaatatttgtacatgtgtaaggtgtttagtacataataattgagacgtttcttaagtagcggaagtcataattctccacgatatgagtatatgtaagtcGAAGTTGGACAAACTATGGTACCGATTTACCGTACCGTAAAATACcaaaaccgaactttaaaataccgaaccataccgaattaatttggtacggtaatggtatagtatttttagaaaccgaaaaccgaaattACCATACCGAAGTTTTaaataccgtaccatgcccacccctaattttggggtggtctttaatttttatccctcaaattgccgatctttaatttttgtccctagcttaaaaaagtgaccgaaaatgcctcgaggttctgggttcaaatCCAACTcagttaaaagaaaaaacattttttgcaAGGCAAAGGCTTTCCAAAAAttatgccttataaggcataacttgGCTTAAGGCATAGCTAAATTCTACCTTATAAGGTAGAACTTTCGCGAAACGTTGCATTAcgaaatagtttttttttttttttactgagctgggttcgaacccaaaacctcgagATATTTTCAATCACTTTTTAGGcgaagaagaaaaattaaagaccagcaatttgaggtgcaaaagttaaagaccacccgcCTTTGAAAGCAATCCGCgcaaaacaaatgaaaaaaaaatagcattgTCACTGAGACAAACTATGATACAACTAAGTAAGGAAAATTTATTGATTGTAGCTTCTTTTAGTACCTATTTATTCATAATAACTGCCCtttcatttaattattattaatagctaattaacttttctaaattacaattggtagctatatcaaaaatacatacccaaatacatttatctttttctatTCCCACACACTACCCATTTCAGgtttttcatcttctcaaaaccctaaaatactctctctccccttctctcaTCTGCGCCGCCaaaaccaccaccaccacggcATGCGCCGCCTACGCCGCTACCCCCACTATAACAATATGTCATTCAGATTATACCATATTTACCCacaaaaaaaactaaaagaatgaaaattttagggttttcttatagaagatgatgtgatgatgattAATAAAACTAGGGTTTAGATGATTTTTTTGTGATAGTAGTTGTAGTTGTACGATTTTGAtgtagatgatgatgatgacgacgaTCAGATTTGTGGTGACAGCTTGGATTGCGGCGGCGACTTGTATGGTGACAGCGAAGGTGACGGTGGTGTCGCCGTCGTGTTTCAGATATGGCCGGAAAATGGCTCAAATCTAGCCGGCTCAGATTTGCggatttgagtgtttttagtattttttgagtgtatttggCTGAATATATGAACAATGTATTTGACTCAGATATGGCCGGAAAATGGCTCAGATCTGCGGATTTGagtattttttgcattttttgagtgtatttgttAACAGTGTATTTGGCTGAATATATGAACAGTGTATTTGGTTGAATATATGAACATATGTATTTGGCTGAATATATGAACATTGTTTTTAAATACACGAAAATTTGAATGTATTTAGCTTTATATGTAGTTTGaatgtacacaatgtatttgacattttgttgaaatccattcaaatacattgAATATATGAACATCAAATACACggatttttgaatgtatttggcttcatatgtagtttgaatgtacacaatgtatttgaaattttgttaaAATGGCATCAGATACAACGAAAACCCATAAATGTAGCTACATAATCAATATgtatttgaaaacaaacaaacacACCTGTTAAAATACATATGTTCATTAAATAGTAGCTATGGTTGGTAATATTGAAAAGATAGCTACTAAAGGTAAGGACCTACTAAAGGGtagttatttatgtaagtttacCACCAAGTAAATTGTGAGACATACTTGGGCTTCATTAATCTTGAGTATAACATGTGATGCACAATTTTGGGCAGGggcaccttataaaataaacGCCATATGCGGACCAACTTGCGAACCctaattattctattgggtACCTACAATTTTGTCTCTGTTGAGATTTGAAGTCCCGCTTTTCCCTAGTTTTCATCCCGCTTCATTGAGAAAAGGGACTTGTTTCTGATGTGATAGTCTTGCCATTGTTGCTAGTACCTCCAAAAACGGTTTCACCACTACCATAAATATAACCTTATGTTTAACACCCCTTTGTAGGTCATTGCAATGGAAGTACTACTCATAGTAAACACCTCGAAGTAGAAGCAATAACTATCTCCAACCGGAGATACGGTTCCAACTGATCAAATGTTGTGGATAGAGATCAAAATCATCATGCAGGGGAAAAGGAGGCACATCCACCCTGACAATATTTTTCTCGACATTCCATAGACATTCATTAGTTCGAAAAAAGACAAGAAAACGACCATGGCTTATCCCCACATCAAGATGGACCGACGTCGGATAAAAATAATGTCTGACGCACATTATACTGCTCCAACACAGATATTCACGACCGTGAGTGATTTTTAAAAGCATTACCTCTTTGGACTTGTTCTCAATTTCATTGAAGCATGACCTACCTTCTACAAACATCCTCTATTGGACATGAAAATAATCACTACATAAAACAAGGCATTATGAATCACTGGTAGGCATAGTATCTGCTTCAGACGATCTAACTATTGCTTCGATAGTATCCATGTCAATCGTCATAACATCCTCAACTTCGGCCTCTTCTACCTCAGCCATTACTTCATCTGCATCACCTGCACTGGCTATAGGTTCCACCCCATTAGACACTAAATTAGATTGAACTTGGGAACTCTTGGTTTCTCTTTCTGGTTCTGTTGCATTTTGTATAGTAGACGATGCATATGGATCACTGGAAATAGTCAATGTTGATGTAACTAACAAATTCTGCAGACAGGTAAAGTGTGAATTATACTCCAGAACTATCATAGGATGAGttaaattacaaaacaagagcATATTCAGCCTCTAGCAGTTCAGAAACTATGGGAAGCCCTTTTCTTAAACAGATAAATTCTCAAccgaaaagaagaacaaaaactGGTATATGATCtgttcttttttcaaatttttacattctttttttttttttttttttttggggggggggtggggaaagggccaaatatacccctgtactattggaaataatttaaatatacccttcgttatacttttggTCCAAAATATACCCCTCCCATTATACTTTGGCACAAATTTTGAAGTAGGGACACATGGCAAGCTCATAATCAAATGACTCACCCCCAGTTTTAAATACCCGATTTCTTAAAGGAGATGGGTTAAATGGGTGGGTTTCTAAAGGAATCGAGTATTTAAAATTGGGGGTGCCTCCAACAacattaagggcaaatttgtgTCAAAATATAAgggaaagggtatatttggaccgaaagtataacggtaggggtatatttggaccgaaagtataacaaggggtatatttggcccttttccctttttttttttttttaaataaccgTGGTAAATCCCACCAAGAACAGTTACCAGGTAACTATGTCCACCAAGGTTAGGACAAatggaaagaaatcacctagtgttttttgtCCCAACTAGGATTGAACCTGAGACTTCATGTTTTCAACCCATTTCATTGACCGCTTTAGCACAAAATTTTGTGCTGGAAGCCAAATTTACAAAGAACTGGTACAAGATCTGTTAACCCTCCACGAAACGGGAACCTCAGACCCAACCACTGTCAACTAAGCTCACTAATATAATCTTACGCTATTACTACTAAGGAGTTTTCTCCAGAAAGTTGGCATTCAAGATGTTGAGATGCTAGATCAATGAGATTTAAGTATGTGAAAATTTACAAGCGCTATAAGGCAAAATCCACATCAAAATCAAACCTTTTCTAGAGCCAACGCAAGTTTTGACAGCTTGGAATACATGCTCCGCGCATCCAACAAAATCTGTTCAATATTTACTCAAACGATTAGAGACAAAGGAAAACCAATATATCAAATGCTTAATTGAGGGCCATAAATCAGACATCAGCATGATGAGAATCTTTGTAGCAgcgaaaagaaaatacaaattaCCCTTAAAAAATTCCTCCTATTCTCCTATTGAGTTTGTCCCACTAACATGCTATAAGACTCCTATACTAGAAAAACACAagttttttcatgaaatagaaAAACACTGCTTCAAAtttaaagaaaggaaaatcatgtGGGATGAAgtactaacatattaaacaatttGAAATTGAGATTAAAAAAGATTGTCACCTCACAAAGCCTTTGCAACGTAAATGGAGGGCCTCCAGCAAAGCTATTGAGAGCTGCAAAATCAAGGTAATGTGGGAAAAATCCAAATCAGAGTAATGACCCACGAAGACGAGAGCTTATCTCAACTGCATAAGGGGAACATCAAACAAGTCCAAACTAAATGTCAAATGTGAAAATGGTAATACATATTAGAAGTTTGGTAACAAAGCGAGCCCGGAAAAAGCACTATTGAAGCACCAAcaagctatgttgctcggactctccaaaaatgatgctgcacccgtgtcggatccttcaaaaatgcactacttttggaggatccgacacgcacccatgtccatttttgaagagtccgagtaacatagcCCACAAGTATACCTTTAGTTCAACCTGCGAGTTATAAGGCTGATTTGGAATAACAACATATTATTTGACAGgtaaatttttttgataaggtttaTTTGACAGGTAAATGAAGTAACATATCAACAGTTACTGTTCACATGATAGCATGCATACATTATTTAAGGTGAGTAGTTTTCCAGTCCAATAGGTTGAGCCAGACTGGCACTAATAACCATAATTGAGAGATCAGCAGGCAAGTGAAAACTCTTAAAATTCTGAAAGTGAAGCAGATGAAATAGAACTGCTACCACAGAAGAGAGTAACAACACTAATATGGGAACTGTTCTTGTTTATTCGAAACTACATGACAAACCGTAACTTGCTCCTCAGCAGAAGTGGAAGGTAAAAAAAAACCTTTCAAGAATTAGACCGCCATTAAGCAGATATTGAAAATGGAGATAGAAAGATATTCTGGACAAAATGTGGACTACAGTATGCATATGTAGTACCAATATGCAAATGCACTTGTTTGACCATTTCACATCAACCTAACCAAGAAGATGATTATTTACTCCTACTCAACTTCTTCCTTCTTCCTCCAttcaaccttttctttttcacatcacATTCCCTCCCTACTGCCTAAGAGAACACATCTTAAAACATCAACATTGAACATGCTAACAAGAAGCGAAACCCCAAGCTAAACACAGAAAAACATCTAACATCCAAACACATATTATACAGCTGCCCCACACAAACAGAACAATCACTTTTAGGAGAGCCTTATACTTCTATGGCATGTGAAATTTTTTGTCTCaagtaaacacacaaaaaaaaggaCAATACAGGAAATTGTTGTAGGATATGAATATGAAACATTACGTATCATCTTCTATTATTTTTGGCTAATAATAACAATGGTGTCCCAACCAGCTTGCGAAAACGTCTTTCCACCAGGTACCTGCTGCTCCCACCAGCACAGGTGCTGAGTAACTCTACCAACCAAGGGTTATGTGCCTTCTTatagaattttctttctatCAATAGATTCTCTTATAGAATTGTTATGGTTAAATAATGCTAATTTCCCCTCATATCAAAGGAGAACGACAGGAATCAGTAAGGCAAATGACTGCGGGAATACCATCATCCAACCTCTTCACCAACTCAGGAAAGCTCTCCCCTAAACAAGATTGCTGCTGTTCGATAGTCATTTTTGACTCGGGATAATCTGACAGGACCTTCAGTAAAGCATTTAAGAGAAGTTAAAACTTAATATCCATTAAGCAGAAATATTAAAACAGGATAGATTGGAACATCACTCCAAAGAAGCTCTTATATGTTCGACAACTTGGCATACCTCCCCATACCTGCTTAAGATGGAATGATAGCATAGCCTTGAGTTTGTCCCACTCATGCCTGAGCCCAAACATGCACAAAATAAATTATTCCGGAAACGGAACTTCCAAAACCTTAATGCAATAGACAAGAATACAACAGACACagccctttttcttttttccatttttttggatcaaaatacagctcttttcttctttttcttcaacgAGATTATTGTGTAGGAATTAAGACTTTCTATATTTACTTCCCTCgctaaaaacaagaaaagacaGTCTCACATGGAACAGATTTTCTTACACACTTCAATAAGTTCAAAATTGTAGATAAAAAAGTAGAATTCAAAGTTGGATCTAATTAAACTTCGGATAGTTGCTCATAAAGTAGGCAGAGAAAAGAAACCTTTAAAGATGCTCCTTGAAAGGGGGCTGGGGGTGATAGGAAGAACAAACAAATTATCAGTTAAGCACTGAACAAACAAATTCATAACACTCCTTGGATGGTGAACTGCACATGATAAGTGGGGTGGTCAAACCATGGCTGTTTCCTGGTACATGTTCCATTTGGTTACAAAGTTGGATTGGCCAAAAATATATCaagctaaagaaaattattatttggACTACACCAGTAGATCAAGTAGAATATACTACCAAAAACAGGTTGCCAAATAATTtccagatatatatatatatatatatataggtgcaGAGAGAGGACAAGAGAACAAAAAGAGACATGGTATCTTGTGTACTATTATCTGAGCGCCAACAAGGCTAcaacaataatgtcattaaacCTGCAATTGAGGTCTATAATCGAGCATATTCCAGCTGATAAACATGAGAATCTTACCAAGTCATATATTCGCATGTTGCTAGCGCAGTTGACTTGCTATGTTAGTAGCTAATGCTTGAAGCAGATGGTTCTGCTCATATTTATGGCTTAGATTCAGCTCGAGCACATCCAAGTTCTAAGACTAATTTGGGTTAGGCAAAACTCAAGAATTTAACTAGTTTTTGCTCTTTGAAATACAACATTCAGCCAACTTGAAAAAATTTATAATAACTTTAGATTGCTAAAAGAACGGTTCTAGCCAACCAATTATATACCCCAGTTAATTTATTTAGCCCCAGGTTAACGAATCTGGCGTTCTTCCTCGACCAAAAAAAAACTGACATTCTTGTGACCTATAATGGCTATATTTCTAAGTAAGTTTTGTTCCAACTTTATTGAGTTTGTAAACAAGAAAGGCAAAGTTGTTAAGTAGAACAAGATAAGGAAAGAACTTGAAGGAGAAAGTATAAGAAAGAATAAATGAATGGTCAtacaaatatgaatatgatagcAGTAATATTACTATATAATTTTATGTCAAAGATATTCTTGCTAAACTTGCTTTCCTTTTTATAACAGTAATATCCAGGTGCGCTTGCTTGGGCTCACAGATTCATAAACCTAAATACACGGAGCCAATGAAACAATGTTTAAGATGCAGCTAACTGAGTGTAGTAATACCATCTTACATTCAGATAGAGTTACACAACATTGAAGGGAAGATTGTTGCTTGTGACAAATATTTGTATTTCCACATCAAAGTTAAAAATGGGACTAACTCAGATATTACGAAAGAAATAAAGTGCTACTGAAAATTAAAGAGCATACCAATACTTGCCACTGGCTGCCATTACTTCAATTACACTCTTAACTTGTTCATCATTCATCTCCTTTTCAGATTCCATGCCTGTATAACACCCATATTAATTTAATAGAAACCAAGAAGATGATGGAAAgtttaaaatgataaataaagcAGCATTCCTTCGCATACCCGATTGAGGagaatccatatatatatataatatatatacttgaagatgaagaaaagggtgaaagaagattaaacccTAATTCCCTCTACCCCTCTTTCCCCCCTAATTCCGGAGACAATTATGGTTTTTAGGTTGGATCGGTCGGGTATGGGTCAAACCAATCCATGGGGTTTCGGTAATGGGTCTaacttgaaaatttaaaaaaaaaaaaaaaaaaaaacaacaacaacaaaaatacaaaaCTTAATACATACCCAGCCCCTTAGGCTTAAGCTTACCAGCAAATTCTATTTGCACATTCGAAATTATTCCAATTGAGCATTTgattacacactacaacaaatttagggcccgtttggccataaatacaaaaaaaaaaaatcactttttttggaatttttgaagttggagttgtgtttggccatagtttttgaaattgtagtttttggtgaaatgaaatgtaaaaaagtgaaaaatatttgaaaaacaagtttttcttatttttagtattccggaatacaactccggaaaaaagtgaataatttttatggccaaacacccaCTTAGCGTAAGGCCACAACAACTCTAGACGATATTTGAAAAGTGTTGTCAAAAATATTTGTGGGAAGGCTTTCAAGGAGCGGCCTTTGCACAAAGCTTTTGACTACCGAAATATTGGCAGCGCTTCTCAAACATGCTCTTTAGTAGTAAATGCTGCACTTTATAAGTGTTTCCAAATCATAACACAACTGGCAACGCTTACGCTTTTAAAATGTGTTATTTTTGTAATTCTAAAATCGACATTAACAAGTGTACACTAACAGTTCTCATAAAAAttttgctaaactaattatgtTCTCTCCATATATCTAATTTCCCCCCAATTTCTAAAAGGTTAAAGTATACCGCCAATGAAGGGTTTCTCGCGCATCAGTACCTCCAACGAAATTGTTGCAGTTTTCTTGCTCGCTTCGATCGTAGTTTTCTTTCGATAAACCTCTGTGGAATCTATTGCGGTATTGCTAGGACGTTATCTGGTAGTGTTCTTACAAGTTTAAACGCTGAAATTTCTGGAAGCCCTTACAATTTTTAAACTCTGAAATCAACTAGGGTTATTTATATTGCACCAACTTCAATAACCGCTACAGATAATGAATTTTCGCCTAATCCATTGTTCTAAAGAGTATATATATGAGCATAAAAAGAGACTGTAATGGGTGACTGTTTTTGTGAAGTCAATTTCGTCGATGATAAAAATATCTAGAAATATTTTCAATATGGGTCTGATTACGAGCACCAGTTCATAAGTTAGGATTGGGactgtatttttttaattagtgaTATTTATTAATAACCGATATTCTATGTTCTAGCATGCCATATTGGTTAGTGTTAAGTTTCCTATTATTTCCGCTCGTGTTTAGACATTAGGGATATTGGTACCTAGCATATCTTTATTGATGTGCGTCATCGTTACTCTGTGTTCGTTGCTCTTTGATAGAATGTATATGTTGTCCAAATTAGAAAACATGtaccaaaatcatttttttatttgtttgtagAAAATCCATGACTTAGTTGTCATATACAGGTACAGACCTTGTCTGCTTTGGTGTATATTGTATAGTTGTAGCTTCTGCAGCATTTGCAAAGGTTTAGTACAATATAGGTATTTCTCTAGCTTATCTTGTGTGT
Protein-coding regions in this window:
- the LOC132044243 gene encoding uncharacterized protein LOC132044243 isoform X1, with product MREKPFIGGMESEKEMNDEQVKSVIEVMAASGKYWHEWDKLKAMLSFHLKQVLSDYPESKMTIEQQQSCLGESFPELVKRLDDALNSFAGGPPFTLQRLCEILLDARSMYSKLSKLALALEKNLLVTSTLTISSDPYASSTIQNATEPERETKSSQVQSNLVSNGVEPIASAGDADEVMAEVEEAEVEDVMTIDMDTIEAIVRSSEADTMPTSDS
- the LOC132044243 gene encoding uncharacterized protein LOC132044243 isoform X3, with protein sequence MSGTNSRLCYHSILSRYGEVLSDYPESKMTIEQQQSCLGESFPELVKRLDDALNSFAGGPPFTLQRLCEILLDARSMYSKLSKLALALEKNLLVTSTLTISSDPYASSTIQNATEPERETKSSQVQSNLVSNGVEPIASAGDADEVMAEVEEAEVEDVMTIDMDTIEAIVRSSEADTMPTSDS
- the LOC132044243 gene encoding uncharacterized protein LOC132044243 isoform X2 encodes the protein MDSPQSGMESEKEMNDEQVKSVIEVMAASGKYWHEWDKLKAMLSFHLKQVLSDYPESKMTIEQQQSCLGESFPELVKRLDDALNSFAGGPPFTLQRLCEILLDARSMYSKLSKLALALEKNLLVTSTLTISSDPYASSTIQNATEPERETKSSQVQSNLVSNGVEPIASAGDADEVMAEVEEAEVEDVMTIDMDTIEAIVRSSEADTMPTSDS